A genome region from Chengkuizengella sp. SCS-71B includes the following:
- the ribD gene encoding bifunctional diaminohydroxyphosphoribosylaminopyrimidine deaminase/5-amino-6-(5-phosphoribosylamino)uracil reductase RibD gives MNQLNDETYMRLALQMAETTKGQTEINPVVGCVIVKEGRVIGMGAHLKMGTAHAEVQALKMAGKDAEDSTVYVTLEPCSHYGKTPPCAERLIQEKVKRVVVACTDPNPNVAGRGIQKLRNAGIEVDVGLLEQEALQLNEIFNKYIIDKMPFVTLKTASTLDGKIASKTGDSKWITNESSREFVHTLRHQHQAIMVGVETLIADDPSLTTRLSVDGIQPIRVIVDSNLRTPLDAKVILDQNHKTILLSTENASLDKIKQFEELGVEIIMCGSNAQVNLNLAMQHLAEQGIGSILLEGGGRLNGAMLEAELIDKIILFYAPKIIGGNEAPTNFILPGFNKMSEAIVLENIRIQTFENDICVTGYPKYGGD, from the coding sequence TTGAATCAATTAAATGATGAAACTTATATGCGACTAGCCTTACAAATGGCTGAAACGACAAAGGGACAAACTGAAATAAACCCTGTAGTAGGTTGCGTCATTGTAAAGGAAGGCAGAGTGATCGGTATGGGTGCTCATTTAAAAATGGGTACAGCTCATGCTGAGGTTCAGGCTTTAAAGATGGCTGGGAAAGATGCTGAGGATAGTACAGTATATGTAACACTTGAACCATGCAGTCACTATGGTAAAACACCGCCATGTGCTGAACGGTTAATACAAGAAAAGGTAAAACGTGTTGTTGTAGCATGTACAGATCCTAATCCAAATGTGGCGGGGCGTGGAATTCAAAAATTAAGGAACGCAGGTATCGAGGTGGATGTCGGGTTATTAGAACAGGAAGCGCTTCAATTAAATGAAATATTTAATAAATACATTATAGATAAGATGCCATTTGTTACTTTAAAAACAGCATCAACATTAGATGGTAAAATAGCTTCAAAAACAGGAGATAGTAAGTGGATTACGAATGAAAGTTCTCGTGAGTTCGTCCATACGTTACGACACCAACATCAAGCCATTATGGTAGGTGTAGAGACATTGATAGCAGACGATCCTTCCCTTACGACAAGACTATCTGTTGATGGAATACAACCGATTCGTGTTATTGTGGATTCTAATTTAAGAACTCCCCTTGATGCAAAAGTGATCCTTGACCAAAACCATAAAACAATATTGTTATCAACTGAAAATGCTTCCTTGGATAAAATCAAACAATTTGAGGAGCTAGGTGTGGAAATCATTATGTGCGGCTCAAATGCACAAGTAAACCTGAACCTAGCAATGCAACATCTGGCTGAACAAGGAATTGGGTCTATTTTATTAGAAGGCGGAGGCCGTTTAAATGGAGCAATGTTAGAGGCTGAATTAATAGATAAAATCATATTGTTTTACGCTCCAAAAATTATCGGTGGTAACGAAGCACCAACAAATTTTATTTTACCTGGTTTTAATAAAATGAGTGAAGCAATTGTATTAGAAAACATACGGATTCAAACCTTTGAAAATGATATATGTGTTACAGGGTATCCTAAATATGGAGGTGATTAG